The sequence TACCGTTCTCCAAACTTGGTGTAATTCTTGCGACTAACGTATCACCGTTCCTAAATTTTGCACCTCCATTATATAATCCTATTTGATAAGTATAAATTTTTTTTGTAAAAGGTTGTAATGCTTCCATTGGTACTTCTTTAGCAAGAGTTCCCTTCTTTAATATTTCAGAAGGATTAACAATAGCTACCTCTCCCAACTTAACCCTTTTCCATCCTTCAGGCAGTTTTTCACTCATAATAGAATTCCGTTCCATCTATCCATATCCATTATCGTGTAAATCTATCCATTTAGATAGTTTTTTGAGTTTTATTGCCGATACTTCCACTAAACCACTTCTTTTATTTTCTTTATCATCTTTATTGCTCTTAGCTCTTTAATAACTTCTTCATGTTAGTAATTATAGGCAAATATGATTAAAAAATCAAGCTACTGTATTCAGCCCTAAAAAAGTTTTATAATATATACACATAAAACTTGGAGGTTTTATTATGGACGCAAGGCAGTATGCAGAAAGTATAGCAAAAAAAGCAAAAAAAACTACAAGACAGCTATCAAGTCTAACAACAGATATAAAAAACAAAGCACTTTTAAAAACCGCTGAGCTTTTAGATAAAAACAGACAATTGATTTTACAAGAAAATCAAAAAGATTTAGAAAATGCAGAAAAAAAAGGATACACAAAAGCCCTTTTAGACAGATTGGCTCTAAATGATAAAAGAATAGACCAGATGATACAAGTTTTAAAAGATGTGGCAGCTCTCCCTGACCCAGTAGGAGAGATAATAAACATGTGGACTCGTCCAAATGGTTTAAAAGTTGGACAGATGAGAGTTCCACTTGGCGTTATACTAATAATTTACGAAGCAAGACCAAACGTGACGATAGAAGCTGCATCTTTGTGTATGAAATCTTCAAATGCAGTAATACTAAAAGGTGGAAGTGAAACGATAAACTCAAACAGGGTGTTGGTAGAGATTATAAAGCAAGCATGCAGAGAAACCTGTTTTCCAGAAGATGCTGTGATGTTTGTTGATACAACAGATAGAAATATAGTAAATGAGCTGTTAAAATTAGAAGGCCTTATAGACGTAGCTATACCAAGAGGTGGAGAGAGCCTTATTAGAGCAGTTGCAGAAAATTCAAGAATTCCAGTTATAAAACATTACAAAGGTGTATGTAATCTTTATATAGACGATGAAGCTGATATGGAAAAAGCATTAAACATAGCATACAACGCAAAAGTACAAAGACCTTCTGTATGTAATGCAATAGAAAACTTAGTTGTAAATAAAAAGATAGCCGATAAATTCCTACCTGAGATAGCTTACTACTACGGAAAAGCTGGAGTAGAGATGAGATGTGATGAGTACAGCTACAACCTGCTTATAAACCATCCAAAAGCAAAAGATACAGAGATACTCCCAGCAAAAGAGGAAGACTATTACGAAGAATTTTTAGACCTTATAATAGCTGTTAAAGTTGTAGAAGATTTAGACGAAGCTATAGATTTTATTGAAAAGTATGGTTCTCACCACTCTGACGCAATCGTTACAGAAAATTACACAAAAGGAATGAAGTTTATCCAGCAGGTAGACAGTGCAGCTGTTTATATAAACGCATCTACAAGATTTACAGACGGAAACGAGTTTGGACTTGGAGCTGAGATGGGAATATCAACGGACAAAATCCACGCCAGAGGTCCAATGGCTCTAAAAGAATTAACAATACCTAAATTTATAATTTTTGGAGATGGACAACTCAGAGAAAACGTAGGCATACCAAAAGATGAAGGAGAGATAAAGATAGATATTCAGGCTTGTAATCTTTAAAAATTGGACAATGTTATAATGTTTTAACACCAATCTACGGAGGTATTTTATGTTTGAACTTTTAACAGAAAAGTTTTCTTCTGTTATTGATAAGTTAAGAAAGGCTAAAAAGATAGATGAAAAAACTTTAGATGAAGCACTTAAAGATATAAGGACAGCCCTATTAGAAGCAGACGTAAACGTTGACGTTGTAAAAAAGTTTATAGCAGATATAAAACAGAAAGTCTTAGGACAGGAGCTTATAAAAGGTCTATCAGCTGGAGAAACCGTAATAAAACTAATTTACGATGAAACGATAAATATATTAGGTGGAGAAGAACCACCTACATTAGCTAAGCCAGATAAACCACCTGTAATAATAATGCTTGTAGGTCTTCAAGGTACAGGTAAAACAACAACAGCAGGTAAACTTGCAAAATACCTAAAATCAAAAGGATATAAAGTAGGAGTAGCATCTACAGACGTAAGAAGACCAGCTGCTGCAAAACAACTCTGCACTTTAGCACAGTCTATAGATATTCCTTGTTTTGTAGATGAACAAGAAAAAGATGCCTTAAGACTTACAGATAAAGTCATAGAAGATGCAAAAAAACAAGGATTTTCTTACATAATCTTAGATACAGCTGGAAGGCTTCACATAGACCAAGAGTTGATGGAAGAGTTAAAACAGATTAAAGAAAAAGTCAAACCTGCAGAAGTCCTATACGTTGCAGATGCAATGCAAGGACAAGAGGCAATTACAACCGCAGAAGAGTTTCATAGAGCTGTTGGTTTAACTGGGGTGATACTTACAAAACTTGACGGTGATGCAAAGGGTGGTATTGCTCTCTCTGTAAGACAAGTCCTTGGAGTACCTATAAAATTTGTGGGAATAGGAGAAAAGATAGAAGATTTAGACCTATTCTATCCAGATAGAATAGCTCAAAGAATACTTGGACTTGGAGACATTCAAACCCTTATAGAAAAAATGCAAGCAGCCATAGATGAAGACAAAGCGAAACAGATGGCAGAAAAAGTTATGAATGCAGAGTTTACCTTAGAAGACTTGAAAGAACAAATAAAAATGATTAGAAATTTAGGACCGATGGAGCAAATATTAAAGATGATTCCAGGAATAGGTAGTCAGTTAAAGAATATAAAAGTAGATGAAAAACAGTTTATAAGAATAGAAGCTATCATAAACTCAATGACACCAGAAGAAAGAAGAAAACCACACATAATAAACGGTAGTAGAAAAAGAAGAATAGCAAAAGGTAGTGGAACAACCATTTTAGACGTAAACAAAGTTTTAAAACAGTATGAAGAGATGAAAAAAATGATGAAAAAGATGAAAAAAATGTCAAAAGGTGGAGGTTTTCCGTTTAGACTGCCTTTTTAAAATTACAGTGATTTGATAAGAAGCAGTTTTCACACTTTGGCTTTTTTTGACAAAACTCTTTACAGTGTTTTACTATAAGTGCGTGAAACTCCTTATAAACTTCCAAGTCTATAGGTAGTTTGGAGGTTATGAACTTTTGTAAATGAGAATAAGATATATTCTCAGGTGTAAGGCCTATCCTATAAAAAAGCCTTTTTGTATAGCTATCTACTACAAAATAAGCTTTATCTAAAGCATAAAGCAATATACTGTCAGCTGTTTCCTGACCTATACCTTTTATTGAAAGCAAGTCTTCTCTACTTATTTTTTCTTTAATTAGAAAAAGTTTAGCCATATCCTTTAAAGTCCTTGTCTTTTGATTGTAAAATCCTGATGGTTTTATAAGATTTTTGAGTTTTTCTATATCTATCTTGGCTATACATTCAAATGTTAGACAGTTTTCTCTTATAATATTTTGTAAAGATTTTTCTACATTGTTCCAAGAAGTGTTTTGAGTCAAAACTGCACCTATAGATATTTCGGCTACTTTATCTTGATTACTGTAAATAGGCCACCAGTTTTGAAAGCCATAAAAATCCAGTAAAAGCTTGTATAGATTAAAAACTTCCATAATATTGCCTTGTATTTGATTTTTATATATTTTATAATGATTATAACAAAAAAGCGGAGGTTTTTTATGGCAGGACACAGTAGATGGCACAACATTAAAAACAAAAAGGCTAAAGCAGATGCTATAAAAGGTAAAATGTTTACAAAAGTTATCAAAGAGATAACTATTGCCGCAAGACTTGGTGGTGGAGACCCTGAAGCAAATCCAAGACTTAGAATGGCTATAGAAAAAGCAAGAGAAGTAAACATGCCTTCTGAAAACATAGAAAGAGCAATAAAGAGAGGAACTGGAGAGTTAGAAGGAGTTAATTACGAAGAGGTAAGGTACGAAGGTTATGGTCCAGAAGGTGTTGCAATTATAGTAGAAGCAACTACAGACAATAGAAATAGAACAACTGCAGAAATAAGACACATTTTTTCTAAATACGGTGGAAACTTAGGTTCATCTGGTTGTGTCTCATTTTTATTTGAAGATAAAGGAGTTATAAACGTTGAAAAATCAAAATACTCAGAGGAAGAAATTTTAGAAAAAGCATTAGAAGCAGGAGCTGAAGACGTTATAACGGAAGATGAAGAATACTACGAAATAAGAACTTCTGTCCAAGATTTTTACAAAGTTAAAGAAAATCTTGAAAAAATGGGAGTAGAGATAGTAAAAGCTGAACTTACAAAAATACCTACAACTACCGTAAAAATAACAAATGAGGAGAGTGCTACAAAACTTATGAAACTATTAGATGCACTTGAAGACAACGATGACGTGCAAAAAGTGTATGCAAACTTTGACATTCCAGAAGAATTACTCCAAAAGATAGAAGGCTAACGTTGAAAGTTATATCAATAGACCCATCAACATCTAAAACAGGCTATGCCATAGCAGAAATTTATGACGATAAAATAGACTTAATAGAGTATGGGAACATAGTTTTAAAAGGAAAACAGCATGGCTTAAAACTGCTGTTTGACACACTCCAAGATAAAATAGAAAATCATGAAGTAGAAGCTGTAATATTAGAGACGCCTTTTTACAGCATAAACGCCCAAACACTTATAAAATTAGGAGAAGTAAGAGGAGTAATCCTACTTTTAGCACAAATTTACAACCTAAAAGTTTTTGAGTACACACCAGCAGAAGTAAAAATATCAGCGACAGGATACGGAAGGTCATCAAAAGAAGAAGTGATTCAAATGATAAACAGAATATTTAACTTAGATATTCAAGACAGTGATATAGCAGACTCTCTGGCAATTCTTTACTGCCATACACTACAGAAGGTAGAAATATGAAAAAAGTATTAATTATTTTTATTAGCATAGTATCTTTTTCATACGGTCAAACCTGTGATGGAATGTTTGCTATATACGACAGCTGTTATGACTCGAATAACTGTGATGAAAGCTACAACGCAGTTTATAACCTTTCACTTTCAGCAGGACTTTCAACTCAAGTATCTGAAAAAATGGCAAAAATATGCAGGTATTCCTGTGAAAACAAAAAAGCAACTGTAAAAAAATTATCTAAAGAAGACTTTCAAAATACATTCTGTCCACACGTTAAAAAAGAGGAAAAGAAACAATGAAAATATTAGTAGCCACAACAAATGAAGGAAAATTAAGAGAAATCAAGTCAATACTTTCAGACTTAGATGTAGAACTTTTATCTCTTAAGGATGTGGATAACATTATAGAAGTAGAAGAAGATAAAGAAACATTTTTAGAAAATGCTATAAAAAAAGCTACTACCTACGCAAGCTTTTATAAAATTCCTGTTATAGCAGAAGATGCAGGATTAGAAGTTGATGCTTTAGAAGGTTATCCAAGCGTTTACTCTGCAAGATTTTACAGTATAGAATACGGTGGAAAGTTAGAAGATGAAAGTCTATCAAAAGATGAGAGAAACAACTTAAAACTTTTAAAACTACTTGAAAACAAAGAAAATAGAAAAGGAAGGTATAAAACTGTAGTTGTGTATTATGATTCTGATAAAGGAATAGGTATATGGACAGAAGGAGTTTGTGAAGGAGAGATAGCTCAAAAACCCCAAGGGTCTGGAGGGTTTGGCTACGACCCTATCTTTATTCCTCAAGGCTACAATCAAACTATGGCACAGCTCCCACCAGAAGAAAAAAACAAGATAAGCCATAGAGGAAAAGCTTTAAGTAAGTTAAAAGAGTTATTAATAAAAACTGGAGTAGTAGAGATTGGATCTAAAAGTTAAGTACAGAGGTCAGGAAAAGATTTTAAATTTTGATAAAGACAAGGTTAAAGCTAAAGACGTACTAAAAGCCCTTGGTTTGTCAAAAGATTTTGCCTTTGTAGTCAAAAACGGTGAGATTGTAGATGAAAATGAGACTATAACTCAAAACGATGAAGTTAGAGTTATAAACGCAATATCTGGAGGAAAAATTAGTTGAGAAAATGTTTTAAATGTAGTCAAAAAGCCCAAGTTTACCTTCCACAACACAGACTCTCTCTATGTAAAGACCACTACTTAGAATGGTTTGACAACAGAGTAGAAAAAACTATCAAAGAATTTAAAATGTTTAAGAAAGAAGACAAAATATTAGTTGCAGTATCAGGAGGTAAAGACAGCCTTTCTCTATGGAAGGCTTTAACAAATTTAGGTTATCAAGCAGACGGATTTTACATAAACCTTGGAATAGGAGAGTACTCTGAAACATCAGAAAAACTTACAACCAAATTTTCAGAAAAAATAGGAAGACCACTTTATAAAATATCGTTAAAACAAGAAATAATGCCTATTCCTGAGATAAAAAAGCATGATTCAAGACCAGCATGTTCAGTATGTGGAATGGTAAAAAGATACTACATGAATAAATTTGCAAAAGATAACGGTTATAAAATAATTGCAACAGGTCATAACCTTGACGATGAAGCAGCCGTCTTATTTTCAAACACTTTAAACTGGAGCATAAAGTACTTAAAAAGACAGTATCCAGTATTACCAGAAGAAGACGGATTTATAAGAAAGGTAAAACCACTGTGTAAAATATCAGAAAAAGAAAGTGCAATGTACGCAGTTTTATCAGGTATAGAGTACATAGAAGAAGAATGCCCGTTTTCAGAAGGAGCTACCTCTATAGACTACAAAGTGTTTTTATCCCAGCTTGAGGAAAAAAGTCCTGGTACAAAACTTCGCTTTTACAGTGAATTTTTAAGAAAGATGTATCCAATACTTCAAAAATCAGAGGAAAAACCAGTGCTTAAACCTTGTAAGATATGCGGAGAGCCATCAATTAACGAGATATGTTCAGTTTGCAACCTTAAACTAAAATTAAAAAAACAGGAGGAAAGAGTTTGAAACTACTTGCCCCTTCCATACTGTCAGCTGACTTTTCAAAGTTAGGACAGCAGATAAAAGAAGTTGAAGAAGCAGGAGCTGACATAATTCATTTAGACATAATGGACGGAAGGTATGTACCAAACATAACTTTTGGAATTCCAGTTGTAGAGTCTATCAGACCTATAACAAACCTTCCATTTGACGCCCACCTTATGATAGTAGAGCCAGAAAAGTACGCTCTTGACTTTATAAAAGCAGGAGTTAATATGATTTCTTTCCATATGGATGCTACTATCCACGCTCACAGACTTGTTGACCTTATAAAGTCTAATGGTGCAAAAGCAGGAGTAGTTTTAAACCCTGCCACACCTGTCAATACCCTTGAAGAGATTATATATTACATAGATTACGTTCTTATAATGTCTGTAAACCCAGGATTTGGAGGGCAAAAATTTATCCCCCAAACAGCAGAAAAAGTAAAAAAACTGATAATGCTTATGGAACAAACTGGAAGAACGGATATACTTATAGAAATAGATGGTGGTGTAAGTAAGGAGAATATAAACTACCTTTCAATGATAGGAGTTAACATATTTGTAGCAGGCAGTGCAGTATTTAAAGGCAACATCAAAGAAAACGTAAAACTCTTAAAGCAAAATATTGGTATATGTATTTAAAAAATGCTAAAGGAGAGAAAAAATTATGGAATACAGAATAAGAACTTGGCCAGATAAAATACTGAAAGAACCTACAAAAGAGGTAGACTTTTTTGATGATAGACTTAAAGAGTACATTAATAAAATGTGGGAGTTTATGTACAAAGAAGAAGGTGTAGGACTTGCAGCAAATCAGATAGGTATTCCATACCAGATACTTGTTATAGATACATCTATCAGAGAAAAGAAAAGCGAAGAAGAGACAGAAAATCCTGTTAAAATGGTTTTAATTAATCCAAAAATAGTAGAAAAAGAAGGGCAGGTAATGTCAACAGAAGGTTGTTTAAGTTTTCCTGGCGTTCAGATAACTATACCAAGGTACAAAAGAGTTAAAGTAGTAGGTAAAAACGAAAAAGGAGAAGACGTTGTAATTGAGAGTAGTGAGTTTTTATCAATAGTACTACAGCACGAGATAGACCACCTAAACGGTATTCCTTTTATAAGCTACCTTTCACCGTTAAAAAGAAAGTTAGTCTTAGACAAATATCTTAAATCTTTAAAAGAATCTGAATATCAAACTGGATAAGGAGGTAATCTTTATGTTTCCAGATTTAATAACTATAGGTGGTTTTACAATACACACTTACGGCGTTTTAACTGCAATTGGACTTTTAGTTGGTTTTTATGTAGGTCTTTACTTTGCAAAAAAAGAAGGCATTTCAGAGAAAAACTATGAAAACCTTTTTATTCTTACAGTAATAGGCGGAATTTTAGGTGCAAGAATTGCTTATATTATAGAGCATAAAGAAGATTTTAACTCTTTTTTAGATTTTTTTGCTATTTGGAATGGAGGGATTGATTGGTTTGGAGGATTTATAGGAGGTTTAATAACAGCTATCACATACATAAAAGTCAAGAAGCTCCCACTTCTTAAGGTTGCAGATGTTGCAGGTGTGTCTATTCCTATAGGACATTTTTTTGGAAGGCTTGGATGTACTTCGGCAGGATGTTGCCACGGAAAACCTGTTCCACCAGATTCTCCTTTTAGAGATATTGCTATTATATTTCCCAACAACCCACATTGTTTAGCTCCTCAAGGCGTTCCCCTTTATCCTACACAGCCAGCAGAAGCAATCGGAAACTTACTTATATTTTTAGTTTTATTTTTTACTTACAGGAAAAAATCTTTTGACGGACAGATTATAGGAATGTATCTAATACTTTACGGAATAGAAAGATTTTTACTTGAGTTTTGGAGAGGTGTTACACCACCACTTCCTTACATAGGACTAACTTGGAACCAGATTATCACTCTAATGATGGTAGCATCAGGAATAGTACTGCTATTTTATCTAAGGTCAAAGCGTGAACCTGTTTGATTTTTTCAAAAAAAAGGTTTTTAACATAGAGCCAGGATTAGATAGAATAACGGAAGCTCTACAAGAGCTGTCTAACCCACATAAAAACTTTAAATCAGTGTTAGTAGCAGGGACAAACGGAAAAGGCTCAACTTGTGCTTATTTAGAAAGTCTTTTTAGACATCATGGTTTAAAAGTAGGACTTTTTACATCTCCACACCTTATACAAGAGAATGAAAGATGGCAGATAAACCGTCAAAACATTCCAAAAGATAAGTTAGATCTTTACATAAAAGATTTATTACCTATTATTCAAAAACATAGCTTAACCTACTTTGAAGCCTCTACTTTACTTGCTTTTAAATATTTTTCTGATGAGAAAGTAGATGTGGCGGTTGTGGAAGTAGGACTTGGTGGAAGGTGGGACTCTACAAATGTTTTAGACCCTTGTGTCTCTGTGATAACAAACGTATCTTTTGACCATATGCATCTATTAGGAGATACGTTAGATAAGATAGCCTTTGAAAAAATAGGAATTACAAGACCAGACAAACCAGCTGTGATAGGAAGAAATCAAAAAGAGATTATAGATTGGCTTGAAAAAAGGCAAGTCAAGGAGTTTTACGTTCAAACAGTTGATTTTAAGCCTATCTTAAAAGAAAATTTTTTGTGGGACTTTGAGTTTAAAGATTTTTATCTAAAAGATATAAAACTGTCTATGATAGGAAAAAGGCAGATAGAAAACGCTTCAACAGCTTTAGCATCTTTTTTAGTTTTTTGCGAGAAAAACAGTATTACACCTGTCAAAGAAAATATCAAACAAGCTTTAAAAAACACATTCTGGCAAGGAAGAATGCAGATACTTTCTGAAAATCCTTTAATCATAGCAGATGGAGGACACAACGAAGAAGGGCTTTTAAAAAGTTTTCAGGAGTTAAAGGAGCTGTTTAAAGATAAAAAAATCATAACAGTTTACTCATTTATGAAAGACAAAGAGACTGAAAAAATGTTTAAAATAATAAAAGAAAATTCGTATAAAACTGTAGCAACTAAGATAAACGTATCAAGAGGAATGGAAAAAGAAGATTTTTACCATATTGGAGAAAAAAACTTTATAGA is a genomic window of Sulfurihydrogenibium subterraneum DSM 15120 containing:
- a CDS encoding restriction endonuclease subunit S, with protein sequence MERNSIMSEKLPEGWKRVKLGEVAIVNPSEILKKGTLAKEVPMEALQPFTKKIYTYQIGLYNGGAKFRNGDTLVARITPSLENGKTAYVDILEDNEIGFGSTEFIVLRGKKGITDSHFLYYFAISPDFRDVAIKSMTGSSGRQRVQTDVVLSYEFLF
- a CDS encoding glutamate-5-semialdehyde dehydrogenase produces the protein MDARQYAESIAKKAKKTTRQLSSLTTDIKNKALLKTAELLDKNRQLILQENQKDLENAEKKGYTKALLDRLALNDKRIDQMIQVLKDVAALPDPVGEIINMWTRPNGLKVGQMRVPLGVILIIYEARPNVTIEAASLCMKSSNAVILKGGSETINSNRVLVEIIKQACRETCFPEDAVMFVDTTDRNIVNELLKLEGLIDVAIPRGGESLIRAVAENSRIPVIKHYKGVCNLYIDDEADMEKALNIAYNAKVQRPSVCNAIENLVVNKKIADKFLPEIAYYYGKAGVEMRCDEYSYNLLINHPKAKDTEILPAKEEDYYEEFLDLIIAVKVVEDLDEAIDFIEKYGSHHSDAIVTENYTKGMKFIQQVDSAAVYINASTRFTDGNEFGLGAEMGISTDKIHARGPMALKELTIPKFIIFGDGQLRENVGIPKDEGEIKIDIQACNL
- the ffh gene encoding signal recognition particle protein gives rise to the protein MFELLTEKFSSVIDKLRKAKKIDEKTLDEALKDIRTALLEADVNVDVVKKFIADIKQKVLGQELIKGLSAGETVIKLIYDETINILGGEEPPTLAKPDKPPVIIMLVGLQGTGKTTTAGKLAKYLKSKGYKVGVASTDVRRPAAAKQLCTLAQSIDIPCFVDEQEKDALRLTDKVIEDAKKQGFSYIILDTAGRLHIDQELMEELKQIKEKVKPAEVLYVADAMQGQEAITTAEEFHRAVGLTGVILTKLDGDAKGGIALSVRQVLGVPIKFVGIGEKIEDLDLFYPDRIAQRILGLGDIQTLIEKMQAAIDEDKAKQMAEKVMNAEFTLEDLKEQIKMIRNLGPMEQILKMIPGIGSQLKNIKVDEKQFIRIEAIINSMTPEERRKPHIINGSRKRRIAKGSGTTILDVNKVLKQYEEMKKMMKKMKKMSKGGGFPFRLPF
- a CDS encoding endonuclease III domain-containing protein; amino-acid sequence: MEVFNLYKLLLDFYGFQNWWPIYSNQDKVAEISIGAVLTQNTSWNNVEKSLQNIIRENCLTFECIAKIDIEKLKNLIKPSGFYNQKTRTLKDMAKLFLIKEKISREDLLSIKGIGQETADSILLYALDKAYFVVDSYTKRLFYRIGLTPENISYSHLQKFITSKLPIDLEVYKEFHALIVKHCKEFCQKKPKCENCFLSNHCNFKKAV
- a CDS encoding YebC/PmpR family DNA-binding transcriptional regulator, giving the protein MAGHSRWHNIKNKKAKADAIKGKMFTKVIKEITIAARLGGGDPEANPRLRMAIEKAREVNMPSENIERAIKRGTGELEGVNYEEVRYEGYGPEGVAIIVEATTDNRNRTTAEIRHIFSKYGGNLGSSGCVSFLFEDKGVINVEKSKYSEEEILEKALEAGAEDVITEDEEYYEIRTSVQDFYKVKENLEKMGVEIVKAELTKIPTTTVKITNEESATKLMKLLDALEDNDDVQKVYANFDIPEELLQKIEG
- a CDS encoding crossover junction endodeoxyribonuclease RuvC, giving the protein MKVISIDPSTSKTGYAIAEIYDDKIDLIEYGNIVLKGKQHGLKLLFDTLQDKIENHEVEAVILETPFYSINAQTLIKLGEVRGVILLLAQIYNLKVFEYTPAEVKISATGYGRSSKEEVIQMINRIFNLDIQDSDIADSLAILYCHTLQKVEI
- the rdgB gene encoding RdgB/HAM1 family non-canonical purine NTP pyrophosphatase: MKILVATTNEGKLREIKSILSDLDVELLSLKDVDNIIEVEEDKETFLENAIKKATTYASFYKIPVIAEDAGLEVDALEGYPSVYSARFYSIEYGGKLEDESLSKDERNNLKLLKLLENKENRKGRYKTVVVYYDSDKGIGIWTEGVCEGEIAQKPQGSGGFGYDPIFIPQGYNQTMAQLPPEEKNKISHRGKALSKLKELLIKTGVVEIGSKS
- a CDS encoding MoaD/ThiS family protein, which translates into the protein MDLKVKYRGQEKILNFDKDKVKAKDVLKALGLSKDFAFVVKNGEIVDENETITQNDEVRVINAISGGKIS
- a CDS encoding TIGR00269 family protein is translated as MRKCFKCSQKAQVYLPQHRLSLCKDHYLEWFDNRVEKTIKEFKMFKKEDKILVAVSGGKDSLSLWKALTNLGYQADGFYINLGIGEYSETSEKLTTKFSEKIGRPLYKISLKQEIMPIPEIKKHDSRPACSVCGMVKRYYMNKFAKDNGYKIIATGHNLDDEAAVLFSNTLNWSIKYLKRQYPVLPEEDGFIRKVKPLCKISEKESAMYAVLSGIEYIEEECPFSEGATSIDYKVFLSQLEEKSPGTKLRFYSEFLRKMYPILQKSEEKPVLKPCKICGEPSINEICSVCNLKLKLKKQEERV
- the rpe gene encoding ribulose-phosphate 3-epimerase, yielding MKLLAPSILSADFSKLGQQIKEVEEAGADIIHLDIMDGRYVPNITFGIPVVESIRPITNLPFDAHLMIVEPEKYALDFIKAGVNMISFHMDATIHAHRLVDLIKSNGAKAGVVLNPATPVNTLEEIIYYIDYVLIMSVNPGFGGQKFIPQTAEKVKKLIMLMEQTGRTDILIEIDGGVSKENINYLSMIGVNIFVAGSAVFKGNIKENVKLLKQNIGICI
- the def gene encoding peptide deformylase codes for the protein MEYRIRTWPDKILKEPTKEVDFFDDRLKEYINKMWEFMYKEEGVGLAANQIGIPYQILVIDTSIREKKSEEETENPVKMVLINPKIVEKEGQVMSTEGCLSFPGVQITIPRYKRVKVVGKNEKGEDVVIESSEFLSIVLQHEIDHLNGIPFISYLSPLKRKLVLDKYLKSLKESEYQTG
- the lgt gene encoding prolipoprotein diacylglyceryl transferase — protein: MFPDLITIGGFTIHTYGVLTAIGLLVGFYVGLYFAKKEGISEKNYENLFILTVIGGILGARIAYIIEHKEDFNSFLDFFAIWNGGIDWFGGFIGGLITAITYIKVKKLPLLKVADVAGVSIPIGHFFGRLGCTSAGCCHGKPVPPDSPFRDIAIIFPNNPHCLAPQGVPLYPTQPAEAIGNLLIFLVLFFTYRKKSFDGQIIGMYLILYGIERFLLEFWRGVTPPLPYIGLTWNQIITLMMVASGIVLLFYLRSKREPV
- a CDS encoding bifunctional folylpolyglutamate synthase/dihydrofolate synthase, coding for MNLFDFFKKKVFNIEPGLDRITEALQELSNPHKNFKSVLVAGTNGKGSTCAYLESLFRHHGLKVGLFTSPHLIQENERWQINRQNIPKDKLDLYIKDLLPIIQKHSLTYFEASTLLAFKYFSDEKVDVAVVEVGLGGRWDSTNVLDPCVSVITNVSFDHMHLLGDTLDKIAFEKIGITRPDKPAVIGRNQKEIIDWLEKRQVKEFYVQTVDFKPILKENFLWDFEFKDFYLKDIKLSMIGKRQIENASTALASFLVFCEKNSITPVKENIKQALKNTFWQGRMQILSENPLIIADGGHNEEGLLKSFQELKELFKDKKIITVYSFMKDKETEKMFKIIKENSYKTVATKINVSRGMEKEDFYHIGEKNFIENPMEAVEFAKKYSDENSLIFITGSLYLVGEVLDGWNSSDR